The Sulfolobus islandicus Y.N.15.51 sequence ATAAGTTAACAAGGTCTTTAATACGCTACCAACTACTAATCCAGTACCTTTGGGTGCAGGCAACAAATTAACTTCTACACTACCCGCTTTACCAACTACTTTAAAGGGTAGACTATGTGGTTCGCCACATGTACACTGCCAACTACCACAGCCTCTTCTTACTGGTAATATATTCATCTTAGCATCCCTAATTGCCTTCTGAATTGCAACCCTTAACTGTTTAGCTTTTCCAGTTCCTATACTGACATATCCATCCATGTTGCCCATTATAACTAGAACTTTATATCTAGATATCTCTCCTGCATCAGTTTGCTTCTGAACTACTTTAATGTCTACAACTTCATATTTTAGCTTAGGTAACAGAACATCCACAATTTCTGGTTCAGTAATAGGAAGATTCCTATCAAATAGTTCCTTTATAGATGATATCTTTCCATTCTTTACGAGATTACCTATGGAGGTTCGTGGCTTCCATTCTTCTATATTTATACTTGGTACTTCCTCTGCCATTTCAACCACCAGAAGATTTAATCTTGTTTAATATCTCCTCAAAATGGGAGGGTAAGTTCTCAGGATTTAGTCCCCTTCCCAAATACCTTGAAAATAGTTTATTATATAAATCTAAATTCTCAGATTTCAACTTTTCAGCATACTTGGCTATATGCTCTCCCTTTATTCTATCGTTTTCTATACTTATATCACCTATCGGAATTTTCAACCCAGCATCTATTGCACCTTTTATTGCATAGAACACCTTATTACCCTTGGACGGTACATGAAGTCCTATATCTGCAACACACTCTGTTACGCCTTTCTTCACAGCTCTTAAAGCTGCTAAATATCCAGTAAGGTATGCGGAGGGAGTATTATTTTCATCTCCCTTCCATTCAAACTTTTTAGTAAGTTCTGAAGAATGAGCACTAGCAACCATGATATCGCCCTTAGGATCGATTTTTG is a genomic window containing:
- a CDS encoding 50S ribosomal protein L18, which translates into the protein MANGPNYKIKHRRRREGKTNYYKRYVYVISKQIRFIVRITNKYVIVQIAKIDPKGDIMVASAHSSELTKKFEWKGDENNTPSAYLTGYLAALRAVKKGVTECVADIGLHVPSKGNKVFYAIKGAIDAGLKIPIGDISIENDRIKGEHIAKYAEKLKSENLDLYNKLFSRYLGRGLNPENLPSHFEEILNKIKSSGG
- a CDS encoding 30S ribosomal protein S5 codes for the protein MAEEVPSINIEEWKPRTSIGNLVKNGKISSIKELFDRNLPITEPEIVDVLLPKLKYEVVDIKVVQKQTDAGEISRYKVLVIMGNMDGYVSIGTGKAKQLRVAIQKAIRDAKMNILPVRRGCGSWQCTCGEPHSLPFKVVGKAGSVEVNLLPAPKGTGLVVGSVLKTLLTYAGIRDAWSTTKGETRTTENFVRAGYSALYNTYNFVTLQDWARKR